CAACACCGAGTGCTTGACCGTCCGCATCGACCCGGACGACTCCTCGGTGGTGTCCATCCCGGAGTCGGTCTCTTCGGTGTCGCCGGAGCCACCACCGCCGCCTCCGCCACCGCCAGATTCGTTCTGCGTGATACAGCCTGCGAGGCCGACGACGCCTGCCGTGCCGGCGCCCTTCAGGACGTCGCGGCGATCGATCTTGCGTGCCATGTGTGGGCCAATGCCGTAGCCGTTTATAAAGTTGACCGAATGTGTAATGATCTCAACGTTGTGTCGGCCAACTGGCCGGTCGTCGCCGGCGCAGCGACCGCGAACGCCGGTGGACCGACACGCACAAGCGTCCACGGCCGGGACCGATCGTCGATGACCTACCCCTCGTTCGTCGTCGGCATCGCCGGGGGGACCGGCGCCGGCAAGACGACCGTCTCGCGGCTCATCACCGAGAGCGTCTCCGACTCGGTGACGCGGATCCCGCTCGACAACTACTACCGCGACCTCTCGCACCTGGAGTTGGCCGAGCGCGAACAGGTGAACTACGACCACCCGGAGGCGTTCGAGTGGGACCTCCTGCGCGACCACCTGGAGACGCTCCTGTCGGGCGGCAGCGTGGAGATGCCGAAGTACGACTTCGAGATCCACAACCGCGAGGAGGAGACGATCACGGTCGAGCCGACCGACGTGATCGTCGTCGAGGGGATCCTCGCGCTGTACGACGAGGAGATCAACGAGATGCTCGACTTGCGCCTGTACGTTGAGACGGACGCGGACGTGCGCATCCTCCGGCGCATCGAGCGCGACGTGGTCGACCGAGGGCGCGACCTGGAGGGCGTGATCGACCAGTACCTCTCGACGGTGAAGCCGATGCACGAGCAGTTCATCGAGCCGACGAAGAAGCACGCCGACCTGATCATCCCCGAGGGCGCCAACCGGATGGCGATCAACCTCCTCGAGGAGAAACTCCAGAACGAGGTCGACGGCGAGGCCGCGCGCACGTGGGAGCGCGAGGACTTCGAGCGCGAAATCGGCGGTCGCACGGCGCGCCGGGCGCCTGACACCGAGTGATCGCGGCACCCGTCACGAGAACGTCGCGGCGCCGGTAACGAAAACGCGAACGCGAGCACCGCCTTCGTCGACACGGTCGATGCCGACGGCGGTCGCACCGCTCCAACGGTGACGGCGAACCGAGAAGTCGTTCTGCGGGAGGCGTTATCCGCGGGTGCGGGTGAACGCGTCGGCGCCCTCGTACGTCCAGTAGCCGTTGTCGCGCATCGTGGCCCCGATGGCCTTGTGGAACGCGACGATGTCGTCGAACTCGGTGTCGTCGTCGATGTGCTGGAACACGTCTTCGACCGAGATGACGGTGTCAGCGTCGAGGCGGATGGGGTGGTCGGCGAACTCCTCGCGGTAGTCGCCGGCCCGCAGCGGGAAGTCGTCCTCCTCGTCAACCTTCTTCACGAACACCGCGTGGCCGTACTTGCGGCGACCTTCGCTGCCCTGCTCGCCGTCGGGGTCGTGAGGCCAGTCGTGCGTACTCATTACACGGCGCTAGTCGCGGGGGTCGATTAGTCGTTTCGCTCCCCGCCGCGCGGGCACTCGTCGCGCCCGCCGTCCGCGACGGCCGTGGGCGTCCCGGCGAGGGCGCCGTGGCCGACCACGACCGCGTCGAGGCCGAGCACGCGCTCGGCGTGGTCGACGCACAGTCGCGGCGTGTCGTCCCTGACTGGGAACCCCCGAATTTCGACCGCCCCGCCGTCGTCGTGGAGTTCGATCCGGTGCATCGGGAGCGCGACCGCCCCGGTGCGCGCACAGAAGACGCAGTCCGTGCTCGTCTCGATGGAGCCGTCGAGCAAGAGTCGCCCGACCCGCTCGCGCTCGCAGTCCGCACACAACCCCCCGAGCACGTGGTCGTCGCTCTCGCGGACGACTGCTCGGTCGTAGCGAACGCGTTCGGCGCAGCGGATACAGTCCATTGGTTCTCGGTCGGCCCGGTTGCCCAAAGTGTCCAACGTGCGAAGCATAACTGTTTCGCACGGCTGATACTGCTACTATATAAACTCCGGAGCACACCGGTGGTGCTGGGCGGCGGCGCTCACCGTGTTCGGTCGAGGGGCGTCGGTCGCGGTCGCTCTCCGGCCGGCCGTGCCGACACCGACGGCTACATGGCTCCGCGCCCGCGTCGTTCGTGTGTGAACCGGAACGACAGATCCATCGTCGGACTGACGATGCTGGCCCACGGGATGGTCCACACCTACGAGCTGTCGATCCCTATCTTCATCCCGATCTGGCTGGCCGAGTTCGACGTGGTATCGCTCGGGTCGACCGAGGTGGCGGTCACGTCCGCGACGCTCGGTCTGCTCGTCACCGTCGGCTACGGACTGTTCGGACTCGGCGCGCTCCCCGGCGGCGTGCTCGTCGACCGCGTCGGGTCACGTCGACTCATCACGGCCTGCCTCGTCGGGATGGCGAGTTCCTTCCTCCTACTGGGGCTCGCTCCGGGATTAATCGCCATCACGCTGGCGATGGTCGTGTGGGGTATCTCCGCGTCGGTGTACCACCCTGCGGGCCTCGCGCTGCTGTCGAAGGGCGTCGAGGAGCGCGGGACCGGCTTCGCCTACCACGGCATCGCGGGCAACCTCGGAATCGGGCTGGGCCCCCTCCTCACGGCGATCATGCTGCTGTTCCTCGGCTGGCAGACGGTCGCGATGGTGCTGGCGGCGCCGGCGTTGCTCGCGGCGGCGTACGCGGTCCGCGCGAGCTTCGACGAGACGGCGGCGGTCGAACCTGCCACCGACGGCGGCGAGGGCGGCGACTCCAAGGCGGACGCCGGCGTCGACTCGTTCGCGGAGTTCGTCTCGGAGTCGCGCGTCCTGTTCACGGGGAGCTTCGCGCTCGTGTTCCTCGTCGTGATGCTGTCCGGCCTCTACTACCGCGGCATCCTCACGTTCATGCCGGAACTCCTGCAGAGCTTCCCGGGCTTCGAGCCGGTCGCCATCTCGTCGCTCCTCCCGGGCGGCCTCGGTGACGTGGTCGGCGGTTCGGGCGGCCAGACGCTGTCGCCGGCGAACTACGTCTACTCTGGCCTCCTGATGATCGGCGTCCTCGGCCAGTACGCGGGCGGGAAGCTCACCGACCGGATGCCCGTCGAGCGCGGCCTGATGCTCGGCTACGGGCTGCTCGGCGTGCTCGCGGTGTTGTTCCTCCCGATCGCGAACCTCGGGTTCGTGCCGTTCCTCGCGTTCGGCGCGGTGCTGGGAGTCGCCCTGTTCGTCGTCCAACCGTTCTACCAGGCGACGGTCGCGGAGTACACCCCCGCCGGGACGCGCGGCCTGTCGTACGGCTACACCTACCTCGGCGTGTTCGGCGTCGGCGCGCTCGGCGGCGCCATCGCCGGGGCCATCCTGACGTACGCGAACGAGCAGGTGCTGTTCGCCGTCCTCGCCGCGTTCGGCTTCCTCGCGGGCGGGATCGGGCTGGTGTTGTCGCGGCGGTAACGCAGTTCGCGTTCTCCCCCTCCTCCAAGCGACCGACGCCGGCGAGCCACGGCTATCCCGCAACGCCCAAACACCCGCCGCAAGTAGCTTGGGACAACCAGATGGACCCGAAAACCGAGATGACGAGCGTCGACCTCGCGGCCCTCGTCGGGGAACTCTCCCGCTACGAGGGCGCGAAGGTGGACAAGGTCTACCTCTACGGCGACGACCTCGTCCGCTTCAAACTCCGCGACTACGACCGCGGACGGGTCGAACTCCTCGTCGAGACGGGCGACGTGAAGCGGTGCCACGTCGCCGACCCCGCGCACGTCCCCGACGCACCGGGACGCCCCCCGGAGTTCGCCAAGACGCTCCGCTCGCGGCTCGCGGGCGGCGAATTGGCGGACGTGGCCCAGTACGAGTTCGACCGCATCCTCACGTTCGACTTCGACCGCCCAGACGCCACCACGCGGGTCGTCGCCGAACTGTTCGGCGAGGGCAACGTCGCGGTGCTCGACGAGACGGGCGAGGTCCAGCGCAGTCTGGAGACGATCCGCCTGAAGTCGCGCACGGTCGCGCCGGGCAGCCAGTACGAGTACCCCCAGTCGCGGGTCAACCCCTTCGACGTGCGCTACGAGGTCGTCGAGGCGCGGATGAAGGAGTCGGACACAGACGTGGTGCGCACGCTCGCGACCCAACTGAACATGGGCGGCCTGTACGCCGAGGAGTTCTGCACCCGTGCGGGCGTCGAGAAGACGATGAGCATCGAAGACGCCGGGGAGGACCAATTCCGCGCGATCTTCGACGCGATCCAGCGGATGGGCGAGCGCCTCCGCTCGGGCGACCTCGATCCCCGCGTGTACCTAGAGGACGGCGAGGTCGTCGACGTGACGCCGCTCCCGCTGGAGGAGCGCGACGGCCTCGAAGCCGAGGCGTACGACGACTTCAACGCCGCGCTCGACGCGTACTTCCACCGCCTCGACCTCACGGAGGACGAGGAGGTCGACGACGCGCCCGACTTCGAGGCGGAGATCGCCAAGAAGCAGCGCATCATCGACCAGCAGGAGGGCGCCATCGACGACTTCGACGAACGCGCGCAGGCCGAACGCGAGAAGGCCGAGGCCGTGTACGCCCACTACGACCTCGTCGCCGACGTGCTCTCGACGATCCAGGGCGCCCGCGAGCAGGGCCGCTCGTGGGACGAGATCGACGAGACGTTCCTCGAAGGCGCCGACCGCGGTATCCCGGAGGCCGAGGCCGTGCAGGGCGTCGACGGCTCGCAGGGCACCGTCGATATCGACCTCGACGGGACGGTCGTCACGCTGGAGGCGCAGACCGGCCCCGAGAAGAACGCCGACCGTCTCTACAAGGAGGCCAAACGCATCGAGGAGAAGAAGGAGGGCGCGCTCGCGGCCATCGAGAACACCCGCGAGGAGCTCGAAGCCGTCAAGAAGCGCAAGGAGGCGTGGAAGCGCGACGACGGCGACGACGGCGACGGCGACGACGGCGACGAAGACGAGGACGCGGACGATGACCACGAGGACACCGACTGGCTCTCGCGCCCGTCTGTCCCCGTGCGCAACCGCGACCACTGGTACGACCGCTTCCGCTGGTTCGAGACGAGCGACGGCTTCCTCGTCATCGGCGGGCGCAACGCCGACCAGAACGAGGAACTGGTGAAGAACTACATGGAGGGCCGGGACTTGTTCTGCCACGCGCAGGCCCACGGCGGCCCGGTGACGATCATCAAGGCGACCGACCCCTCGGAGGCCGCCCGCGACGTGACCATCCCCGAACAGTCGCGCAAGGAGGCCGCCCAGTTCGCGGTCTCCTACTCCTCCGTCTGGAAGGACGGGCGCGGCGCCGGCGACGCGTACGTCGTCACCCCCGATCAGGTGTCGAAGACGCCGGAGTCGGGCGAGTACATCGAGAAGGGTGGGTTCGTGATCCGCGGGGAGCGCGACTACTATCGCGACATGCCCGCCGAGGTCGCCGTCGGCGTCCAGGTGGAGGGTGAGACGCGGGTGATCGGCGGGCCGCCGAGCGCCGTCGAGCCGCGCGCGGAGACGACGCTCCGACTCACACCCGGGCAGTTCGCGCAGAACGACGCCGCGATGAAGTGTTACCGCCTGCTGAAAGACCGCTTCGCCGACCAGTCGTTCGTCCGCAAGGTCGCCTCCGCCGACCTGATCCAGGAGTTCCTCCCACCGGGCGAGAGCGACGTCCACGAGGGATAACGCGTGATCGAGCAGGCGCTCCGGTTCCCGTTCGGCACCGGCGACGACCGCGGCGCGGCGACGGAGGCACTCGTCGTCGGCGGCGGCCTCCACGTGCTGGCGGCGTTCGTCCCACTCGTGCCGCTGATCCCGGTGATGGGCTACCTCGTGCGCGTCCTCGGTGCCGCAGGAGACGCCGAGGACCCCGGTAGACTGCCGACGTTCCGGTCGCCGGTGAGCCTCCTCCGTGACGGCCTCGTCGGCTGTCTGCTCGCCCTCGTGTTCCTGCTCGTACCGGTCGTCCTCCTCGTCGTCACCGTCGGGGGTGCGCTGTCGGGCGGGGCCGTCGGCGGACCGCTCGACCCGCGGACACCGATCGGCTACGGCGCGACGCTGATCGGCGGGACCGTCACGCTCCTCCTCGCGGTCGCCATCGTCTACCCGCTCCCGGCGGTGCTGGCGGGGTACGCCCGCGCGGACGGTGAGCTCGGCACCGTCGCGCGAGTGCGGGCGGCGTTCTCGCGGCGGCGACTGTGGGCGAGCGTCACGAGCGCCCGCTACTTCTACGCGTGGACTGTCGGCGTCGTGCTCCTGCTGCTCGGTGCGGGACTCGCGAGCGCCGGGACGCGCTTCACGCGCCTGCTCGGCTTCTTCGGACTGTTCTACCTCGAGGTCGCCACCGCCGCGGCGTGGTCCCGCGGGATCGGTGGAAACGATTAACCACCGGCGTGGTGACTTCTCGGGTATGCTAGAGGACGCGCTTCGGTACCCGCTGAACAACGACGACTGGCTCGCGACGCTGGTCATCGGTGGTCTGTTGATCCTGACGAGTCCGCTGGTGGTTCCCGCCCTCGTCCTCCAAGGCTACCTGCTCCGTGTCCTCCGCATGGCGGTCGCCGGAGAGGACGCCGCCCCGTCGTTCACCGACTGGGGAGCGTTGATCGTCGACGGGATCAAGCTCCTCATCGTGCAGTTCGTGTTCGCGTTGGTGCTGCTGGTGCCGTTCGGCGTTCTGTTTACCGTCGTCCTCGGTGGCGGCGCGCTCATCGGCGGTGACGCGGGGGCGGCGACGTTCGGGGCCGGGGCGTTCATCCTGGCCGGACTACTGATTGTCGGGTCGCTCCTCATCGGGTACGTGACCCCCGCAGCGTTGACCAACATGGCCGTCAAGGGGGAACTGAGCGCAGCGTTCGAGTTCTCCGTGATCCGAACCGCTGTGTTCTCGACCGACTACCTGGTCGGTGTCCTCCTCGGCGCCGTCCTCGCGGCCGTCATCGGGACGGTGGCGTTCATCCCGCCGATCATCATCGGGTTCATGATCGTGTTGTTCTACGCGCAGGTCGTCTCGTACTACTGCTTCGGTCGCGGCTTCGCAGAGGCGACCGGCGTGGGGCGAGCGGGCGACACTGCCACCGCCACCGCGACGACGACCGACACGCTGTAACGCGACCCGACCGCGCCACCCCTCCCGCCTCCCTGCCGTCTCGGAGGGCCTTTGTACGCGCCCGCCACACACCAAGCCATGCGAATCGACTCGCGCGGCCGCGGCGAGGAGGGGCGCGAGCGCCTGACGGTCGTCCCCGAGACGACGGACGACCTGTGGCACCTCTCGCACGTCCTCGAACCGGGCGACTTCGTCGAGGCGGACACGACCCGCCGGGTCACCCGCGACGACGACCAACTGCGCGACAAAGGCGGCGAGCGCGAGCACATGCGCGTCACCATCGAGGTGGAGGACGTGGAGTTCGCCCGCTTCGCCAATCGCCTGCGCGTCGGCGGCGTCATCGTGGGCTGCTCGCGAGAGGACGAAATCGGGCACCACCACACGCTCAACGTCGAGGAGCGCACGAACCTCACCATCGAGAAGCACTTCCAGCCAGACCAGATCGAGCGGATCGAGGAGGCCGAGGAGGCCACTGGCGCACCGGACGTGGCCATCGCCACCGTCGAGGAGGGCGCCGCGTACATCCACACCGTCCAGCAGTACGGCACCGAGGAGTACGCCAGTTTCACCAAGCCGACCGGGAAGGGTGAGTTCGCCCGCCCCCGCGACGAACTGTTCGACGAACTCGGGTCGGCGCTGTCGCACCTCGACGCCGAGGCGGTGATCCTCGCCGGACCGGGGTTCACGAAGAACGACGCCAACGACTACATCGACGAGCACTACCGCGATCTGAGCGACCAGATCAGCGTCGTCGACACCTCCGCCGCGGGCGACCGCGGGGTCCACGAGGTGCTCAAGCGCGGCGCCGTCGACGACGTGCAGCGGGAGACGCGAATCGCCCGAGAGGCGGAACTCATCGACGAACTCACCGAGCGCATCGCGCAGGGCGCGAAGGCGACCTACGGCGTGAACGAGACGATGGAGGCCGCGGAGTTCGGCGCCATCGAGACGCTGCTCATCGTCGACGACCGCCTCCGCGCCGAGCGCCAGGGCGAGGGCGACTGGGACATCGACGTGAACGACCTCGTCTCGACGGCAGAGCAGAAAGGCGGCGACGTGGTCGTCTTCTCCGGCGAGTTCGCACCCGGGCAACAACTGCGCAACCTCGGCGGCGTCGCCGCGCTGCTGCGGTACCGACTCCAGTAGCGATGGCTGACGACGACCGGGCCGACGGGAGCCTCGCGCCCGCCGACGCAGACTGGACGGTCACAGTCGTGGACACCGCGAGCGACTGGGACGCCGTGGTCGACCTGCGCATGCGCGTGTTCGTCGACGAACAGGGCGTCCCCGAGGAACTGGAACTTGACGACCACGACGACGACCCACTCGACTCCGCCGTGGACCACCTGCTCGTGCGCGACGCCGACGGGCGCGCCGTCGCGGTCGCGCGCCTCCGCGCCGTCGACGGCGCGGCGTACGGCGCGTCAGCCGACCGTGTCGCGAAGGTCGAACGCGTCGTCGTCGCGCGCGACCGACGCGGCGAGGGGTGGGGAGCGCGCGTGATGCGGGCGGTCGAGGCGCGAGCGCGCGAGCGCAACCTCTCCGAGGCGGTGTTGCACGCGCAGACGCAGGCGGCGGGCTTCTACGAGCGACTCGGCTACGCCGTCGACGACGCGGTCGGCGTGTTCGAGGAGGACGGCATCGACCACGTTCGGATGCGCAGGTCGCTGTAGTCGCGGCGCCGTCCCCTTCGCCGCAGACAGAAACTACAAGCCGGGGTGTGAAACACACACCCACGAATGAGTATCCCGCGCCGCTATCGCCGCCACCTCATGTGGGGGACGCTCGCGTTCGGCTTCCTCTTCGTCAACTTCTTCCGGAACTCGACGGCGGTGCTCGCGGGCGACCTCGCCGCGGTGTTCGACGCCACCGCCGCGGAACTGGGGCTCCTCCACTCGTCGTTCTTCTACATCTACGCCGCCGCCCAACTCCCGTCGGGGCTGCTCGTCGACCGCTACGGCCCCCGTCGCGTCGTCGCGGTGGGTCTGGGTGGGATGGGCGTGGGTGTCGCACTGTTCGCCGCCGCCGACAGTTTCGCGATGGGCTTTGCCGCGCGCTTCCTCGCGGGCCTGAGCGGCGCGGCCATCTACGTTGCGGTGCTGCGGTTCTGCGCGAACTGGTACGCCCCCGAGGAGTTCGCGACGATGACCGGGTTCACCATCGCCGCCGCGGGCGTCGGCGGCGTGCTGGCGACGACGCCGCTGGCGGTGGCCGCCGGCGCCGCTGGCTGGCGCGCGGTCCTGTACGCCTCGGCTGGCGGCGTGTTCCTCGCAGCCGTCGCCGTGGCCGTGTTCGTCCGCGACCGCCCGGCGAACGTCGCGGACCGCCCCGCCGGCGCCGACTCCGGGAGCGACACCGACTCGTTCCGAGAGGTGCTCGCGGGTGCCCGCCGCGTGCTCGCTGACGTGGACACGTGGCTGATGGGTGTGATGCTGTTCCTCATCTTCGGGCTCAACTTCACGGTGATCGGGTTGTGGGGCGTCCCCTACATCGTGAACCTCTACGAGGTGCCCGTCTCGACGGCTTCGACGGCGGTGTTGGCCGCGAACGTCGGCTTCGCGCTCGGGTCGCCCGCCTTCGGCGCGCTGTCGGATCGCACCGGCCGGCGGACGGAGGTGATCCTCGGCTCCTGTGTGGTGTTCTTACTCGCGTACGGTGTCATCTTCCTCACCGTGACGCCGCCGCTGGTCGTCGTGGGGGCCGTGCTGTTCGTGGGGATGGGCATCACCGGCGGCGCCTCGGTGGCGTACACGGTCGCCAAAGAACGCCACGCGGGCGACAGCGGCGCCGCGACGGGGACGATCAACGGGATGGCGTACTTCGGGGCGGCAGTGTTCCCGGCGGTCCTCGGGGCCGTCCTCGACGCCTACTGGACCGGCGCGGTCGTCGACGGCGCCCGAGCGTACTCGGCGCAGGGCTACCGCGTCGCCTTCGGCGTCGTCGTCGCCGGCGGCGTGCTCGCCGTGGTGTGTGCGGCGGCGCTCCACGTCCGGGTGCGTCGTCGCGAGGCGGCGGGGACGACCACGTCGTCGACGCTCGGCGACGACTGACGGCTGTCAGGCCGGCCCGAGAAACGCGACACCGGCACGGGTGAGCGACGCTAGCGCGAGCCCCACCCCGACGACTGCGACGAGGTAGGCGCCGATCGCCAGCACCTCCGTCTCCCCGGCAGTGTTCGAGAGTGAACCGGCAGCGCTCGCGATCACGAGCATCCCCGTGGCCACGCTGCCCTCGACGACCGCGAGCGCGAAGCCCAGGCCGGTCGGGCGCTCCCCGGCGTCGGCGTAGTCGACGACGCCGCGAACCGCGCGGGCGACGACGAGGAGCCAGAGGACGGCGACTCCGACCATCGCCGCGAGGATCGCGGTTCCGAGCCGCCGTCCACCGGGGTCGGGAAACGCCCCGGGTCCGACGAACGTCACGAGGCCACCGACGGCGGCGACCAACACGAGGAGGGCGACGGCGCCGCTGGCGGCGATCAACGGCGAGGCTCGGAGTCGATCGGTCACGGAGGGCGGCACGTCGAGGCGTCTCTGACGCGCCCGGTATCAGTCTTGTCCTACTCCCCGGTCAACGCCTCGCTCGCGGGGGCGAAGTCGATGGGCTGCCCCAAGTCCTCCTCCAGCGCGCGCTCGTACAGGAGGTACGCTGCCGCGACCGTCTCGATTCCCGTCCCGCCGGAGTCGAACACGGTGATCTCAGTATCGCTCGTCCGCCCGGGTTCGACGCCGGCGACGACCTCGCCCAACTCGGCGTGCACGTGGTCCTCGTCGACGACGCCGGCCTCCACCGCCGAGAGGAACGAGCCGGCGTCCTGGAGCGCGCGCGCCCGCAAGTCGGGAACGTACGTCGCCCGCTCGATCGTCGCGTGGTCCAACTCGCGCTTGCTGGGGTCGTACTGCCCCATCGCCGTGACGTGGGTGCCCGGCTCTAACGCCTCGCCGTCGAACACCGGTTCGCTCGCGTTCGTCGCCGTGATCACGATGTCGGCGTCTTCGATGGCCGCCGCGGCGCTGGCGACGGCGGCGACGGAGGCGTCCAACTCGGGGTTCATGTCGCCCGCGAACGCCTCGCGGTTCTCCTTCGTCGGCGAGTACACCCACACCGTCTCCAGGTCGCGGACGGTCGCCGTCGCTCGGAGTTGTCCCTTCGCCTGCGCCCCTGAGCCGATGATCGCCAGCGACGTGGCGTCCTCACGAGCGAGCGCGTCGACGCCCACCGCGCCCGCCGCACCGGTCTTGAACGGGTTCATCGAGGCGCCGTCGAGCAGTGCGAGCGGTTCGCCCGACTCGGCGTCGAACAGCGGCGTCATGAACCACGCGTCGCGCTCGCCGAAGCCCGCCGAGTAGGTGTACCCGCCCATCGCACCCGTCTCGGGGAGCACCGCGGCGTAGGTGGTGAGAAAGCCCGGCGGCTCCTCGTTCACGAGTTTCGTTCGCGGGTCAGCGGGTGCGCCCTCACCGACTTGGCGGTAGGCGTCGCGGACGGCCTCGACGTACGCGGCGGGCTCTGCGAGCCCGACGACATCGTCGCTCCGCAGGAACAGGGTCTCGGTCATGACAGCGGGTTCGGCGGCGGAGGTGAAAAGCGTGGGCGGGAGACGGACGAGGAGTCAGCGGGAGCGGCGGGCCGCTCAGTCGAGGTTCGACGGCGCGGTGCCGGCGTCGGGCCCGCTTCGAACCGGCGCGTCGCGGACCATCGGGTCCGAGACGGGGCCGCGGATGAACATCGCGTGTGCGACGAGGCTGGCGGCGACGGCGCCCCCGACGGGGACGGCTACCTGCAACGACCAGCCCAGGCCCTCCAGCATGAACGTAATTCCGAGCAGCGCAGCCGGGATGAGGCCGAGGACGTAGTCGTGGTAGCCAGTCATAGACAATGCATACTATGAACAGGGGTCATATAGGTGTTTCCCATGACCGCTGTGTCACAGATCCAGTGGTGATGGAAAACCTCTCCATAAGTTATGGAGTAAGATCGGCCTTCAACGAGTCTGTAACGAATGATATCGCGGAATGCTGCGCCTATCGATTCCGATAGGATACGGATACCCGCACGTGGGTGACCGGATACCAACGACTTAGTGCGAGCACCGTCAGGTCGGGGCGTGCGACGATCTATCGGCTACGTCTCGCTCGCGCTCGCGGTCGCGGCGGGCGTCACCGCGGGCGTGGTTCGTGCGACGAGGCCGTTGGCCGACCTGTCCGTCCCGGCGCTCGGGACGACTCCGGCCGACGATCTGGCGGCGACGGCGCTGTTGGCGGTGGCAGTCGTGTTGGCGGCCAACGGCGCCTACTTCGTGACGTACGGCTTCGCGGTCCGCCGGGCGACGAAACGGCGCGCCCACGACCTGCGGAACGTCCTCCGCCTCGCGTTCGGTGCGTTGGCGTTGGCGGGCGTGCTCGGCGTCCTCACGGACAACTGGGTGGGGCTCCTCGTGTCGCTCGGCGTGGTCGGGTTCGCGGTCACGTTCGCGCTCCAACAGCCGCTCCTCTCGCTCGTCGGGTGGTTCTACCTCATGCTCAAGCGACCGTACACCGTCGGCGACCGCGTCCAGATGGGCGAGGTTCGCGGTGACGTGATCGAGGTCGACTTCTTCGTCACGACGCTGTGGGAGATCAACGGCCCGCTCGTCTCCTCGAACCAGCCGTCCGGCCGCGTCGTCACGGTCCCGAACAGCCAAGTGCTCTCCTCGGAGGTGGTGAACTTCGCGGGCGTCGGCTTCCCGTACGTCTGGAACGAACTGTCGGTGCAGGTCGCCTACGAGACGGAACTCGAGTTCGCCCGCGAGCTGATGGCGACCGTCGCCGACGACTACCTCGGCGACGAGATGGCCGACGCCATCGACCAGTACCGCGACCGCCTCGCCGAGACGGCGGTCGAGTTGGAGGTCGCCGAACGCCCCTCCGTCAACGTCGTCCAACAGGAGTCGTGGGTGGAGCTTCGACTCCGCTACCTCGTCCACCACCGGCGGGCGACGCGCGTTCGCAACGACCTCTACGAGCGCGTGCTCGCCGCGTTCAACGACGAACCCGACCGCGTCGACTTCCCGCTGGGCCGCAATCGCTGACGCTCTCGGCGACGAACCGTTCGCGGCTCCCCCGACTCGCCACCCGAGCGAGCCCCCACGTACTTTTGGTATCACGTGACACACTCCCGGCATGAGCACGGGTCGACTCGCGTCGCTCGTCCGCGTCGCGGGGTTCGCGGGCGTCGGCCTCGCGGCGGCGGTGGGTGGCGGCCTGTTGTACGTCCCCAGCGGCGTCGCGGAGGGGGCCGGGCCGCAGGCGCCGGTGGCGTACCTCCTGGCGGGCGGCGGCGTCGCCTGCCTCGCGGTCGCGTTCGCGGTCGTCGCCTCCGGGCCGTTCGGCGAGCGTGGGCCGGTGTACGGCGCCGTCTCGCGGGTGTGGGGGTCGCGCCTGCTCGGGACGCTCGTGGCGTGGCCTGCACTCGCGGGGTACGTCGCGCTGGTCGCGCTGGTCGCCGAGTGGCTCGGGAGACTCGCCCCGCTCCCGCTCGGCGCCGGCGCGTACGTGAACGGGACGCTCGACGCGCCGACCGGACTGGCGGCGCTGCTGGGCGTCGGGACGACGTCGTCGCTCGTCGCCGACGTGGTCGCGGTCGCGGTGTGCGCGCTCGCCGTCGGCGTCCACCTCCTCGGCGCGCGCCGCGTCGCACTCGCCGTCGCCGTGCCGGCGTGGGGCGTCGTCGTCGGCGTGGGTGGCCTCCTGCTGGTCGCGTTCGTCCCCGGGGTCGGCGAGTTCG
The DNA window shown above is from Halobaculum marinum and carries:
- the udk gene encoding uridine kinase; the encoded protein is MTYPSFVVGIAGGTGAGKTTVSRLITESVSDSVTRIPLDNYYRDLSHLELAEREQVNYDHPEAFEWDLLRDHLETLLSGGSVEMPKYDFEIHNREEETITVEPTDVIVVEGILALYDEEINEMLDLRLYVETDADVRILRRIERDVVDRGRDLEGVIDQYLSTVKPMHEQFIEPTKKHADLIIPEGANRMAINLLEEKLQNEVDGEAARTWEREDFEREIGGRTARRAPDTE
- a CDS encoding DUF5785 family protein, which translates into the protein MSTHDWPHDPDGEQGSEGRRKYGHAVFVKKVDEEDDFPLRAGDYREEFADHPIRLDADTVISVEDVFQHIDDDTEFDDIVAFHKAIGATMRDNGYWTYEGADAFTRTRG
- a CDS encoding MFS transporter — its product is MAPRPRRSCVNRNDRSIVGLTMLAHGMVHTYELSIPIFIPIWLAEFDVVSLGSTEVAVTSATLGLLVTVGYGLFGLGALPGGVLVDRVGSRRLITACLVGMASSFLLLGLAPGLIAITLAMVVWGISASVYHPAGLALLSKGVEERGTGFAYHGIAGNLGIGLGPLLTAIMLLFLGWQTVAMVLAAPALLAAAYAVRASFDETAAVEPATDGGEGGDSKADAGVDSFAEFVSESRVLFTGSFALVFLVVMLSGLYYRGILTFMPELLQSFPGFEPVAISSLLPGGLGDVVGGSGGQTLSPANYVYSGLLMIGVLGQYAGGKLTDRMPVERGLMLGYGLLGVLAVLFLPIANLGFVPFLAFGAVLGVALFVVQPFYQATVAEYTPAGTRGLSYGYTYLGVFGVGALGGAIAGAILTYANEQVLFAVLAAFGFLAGGIGLVLSRR
- the rqcH gene encoding ribosome rescue protein RqcH, yielding MDPKTEMTSVDLAALVGELSRYEGAKVDKVYLYGDDLVRFKLRDYDRGRVELLVETGDVKRCHVADPAHVPDAPGRPPEFAKTLRSRLAGGELADVAQYEFDRILTFDFDRPDATTRVVAELFGEGNVAVLDETGEVQRSLETIRLKSRTVAPGSQYEYPQSRVNPFDVRYEVVEARMKESDTDVVRTLATQLNMGGLYAEEFCTRAGVEKTMSIEDAGEDQFRAIFDAIQRMGERLRSGDLDPRVYLEDGEVVDVTPLPLEERDGLEAEAYDDFNAALDAYFHRLDLTEDEEVDDAPDFEAEIAKKQRIIDQQEGAIDDFDERAQAEREKAEAVYAHYDLVADVLSTIQGAREQGRSWDEIDETFLEGADRGIPEAEAVQGVDGSQGTVDIDLDGTVVTLEAQTGPEKNADRLYKEAKRIEEKKEGALAAIENTREELEAVKKRKEAWKRDDGDDGDGDDGDEDEDADDDHEDTDWLSRPSVPVRNRDHWYDRFRWFETSDGFLVIGGRNADQNEELVKNYMEGRDLFCHAQAHGGPVTIIKATDPSEAARDVTIPEQSRKEAAQFAVSYSSVWKDGRGAGDAYVVTPDQVSKTPESGEYIEKGGFVIRGERDYYRDMPAEVAVGVQVEGETRVIGGPPSAVEPRAETTLRLTPGQFAQNDAAMKCYRLLKDRFADQSFVRKVASADLIQEFLPPGESDVHEG
- a CDS encoding DUF4013 domain-containing protein; protein product: MIEQALRFPFGTGDDRGAATEALVVGGGLHVLAAFVPLVPLIPVMGYLVRVLGAAGDAEDPGRLPTFRSPVSLLRDGLVGCLLALVFLLVPVVLLVVTVGGALSGGAVGGPLDPRTPIGYGATLIGGTVTLLLAVAIVYPLPAVLAGYARADGELGTVARVRAAFSRRRLWASVTSARYFYAWTVGVVLLLLGAGLASAGTRFTRLLGFFGLFYLEVATAAAWSRGIGGND
- a CDS encoding DUF4013 domain-containing protein — translated: MLEDALRYPLNNDDWLATLVIGGLLILTSPLVVPALVLQGYLLRVLRMAVAGEDAAPSFTDWGALIVDGIKLLIVQFVFALVLLVPFGVLFTVVLGGGALIGGDAGAATFGAGAFILAGLLIVGSLLIGYVTPAALTNMAVKGELSAAFEFSVIRTAVFSTDYLVGVLLGAVLAAVIGTVAFIPPIIIGFMIVLFYAQVVSYYCFGRGFAEATGVGRAGDTATATATTTDTL